A genomic window from Flintibacter sp. KGMB00164 includes:
- a CDS encoding YqeG family HAD IIIA-type phosphatase has protein sequence MPFSPIPRGVYPSVTSLDPKKLKEKGITLVLADLDNTLVPYKVLEPSNEVAAWMAALKEEGIDLFLLSNSRKPGRAQKFAQQVGIPYQGHSGKPKKAGYLKAMERMGRTPQETVMVGDQIFTDTLGANRAGVTPLLIQPIRLAGNPGRYIRYAAETPFRLLGGRRPFL, from the coding sequence GTGCCCTTTTCACCCATTCCCCGGGGGGTCTACCCCTCGGTGACCAGTTTGGACCCGAAAAAGTTAAAGGAGAAGGGAATCACCCTGGTGCTGGCCGACCTGGACAACACCCTGGTGCCCTACAAGGTGCTGGAGCCTTCCAATGAGGTAGCCGCCTGGATGGCAGCGCTGAAGGAGGAGGGGATCGACCTGTTCCTTCTGTCCAACAGCCGTAAGCCCGGACGGGCCCAGAAGTTTGCCCAGCAGGTAGGGATTCCCTATCAGGGACACTCGGGCAAACCCAAGAAGGCGGGCTACCTGAAGGCTATGGAGCGCATGGGCCGCACCCCGCAGGAGACTGTGATGGTGGGGGACCAGATCTTCACCGACACCCTGGGAGCCAATCGGGCGGGGGTGACGCCTCTGCTTATCCAGCCCATCCGTCTGGCGGGCAATCCCGGGCGGTATATCCGCTACGCGGCAGAGACCCCCTTCCGCCTGCTGGGAGGAAGGAGGCCCTTCCTGTGA
- a CDS encoding TIM barrel protein, whose product MSARFGPAGNAESFSKVHKSSLAAPAWIAQQGLDCYEYQCGKGVHVGEDTARKLGEKAREAGIALSVHAPYFINLANPDPESRAKTTNYVLEGCFVAQVMGAERIVIHSGALMKRSRQEALDIAKETLKQVLEACDRQGYGNITLCPETMGKINQLGDLDEVLTLCTLDERLIPCIDFGHLYARSLGELEGEQACREMLDKVERVLGEERASRFHSHFSRIEFTPNGGEKRHRTFADHGGFGPDWTPLAREVARRGWSPTFICESAGTQAEDAVEMKRIYQGFCSSEEA is encoded by the coding sequence GTGAGTGCACGATTTGGCCCGGCGGGCAACGCGGAGAGCTTTTCCAAGGTCCACAAATCCTCCCTGGCCGCCCCGGCCTGGATTGCCCAGCAGGGGCTGGACTGCTACGAGTACCAGTGCGGTAAGGGAGTCCACGTGGGAGAGGATACCGCCCGGAAGCTGGGGGAGAAGGCAAGAGAGGCGGGCATCGCCCTGTCTGTCCATGCTCCCTATTTCATTAACCTAGCCAACCCCGACCCGGAAAGCCGGGCAAAAACTACCAATTATGTGCTGGAGGGCTGTTTTGTGGCCCAGGTGATGGGAGCGGAGCGGATCGTGATCCACTCTGGGGCACTTATGAAGCGCAGCCGCCAGGAGGCCTTGGACATCGCCAAGGAGACCTTGAAGCAGGTGCTGGAGGCTTGTGACCGGCAAGGGTATGGGAACATTACCTTGTGTCCGGAGACCATGGGCAAGATCAACCAGCTGGGGGACTTGGACGAGGTGCTCACCCTGTGTACCCTGGATGAGCGGCTTATCCCCTGCATCGACTTTGGCCATCTGTATGCCCGCTCTCTGGGTGAGCTGGAGGGAGAGCAGGCCTGCCGGGAGATGTTGGACAAGGTGGAGCGGGTGCTGGGTGAGGAGCGGGCCAGCCGTTTCCACAGCCACTTCTCCCGCATCGAGTTCACTCCCAACGGCGGAGAAAAACGCCACCGTACCTTTGCAGACCATGGGGGCTTTGGACCGGACTGGACACCTCTGGCCCGGGAAGTGGCCCGCCGGGGCTGGAGTCCCACCTTCATCTGCGAAAGCGCCGGAACGCAGGCAGAGGATGCAGTGGAGATGAAGAGAATTTACCAGGGCTTTTGCAGCTCTGAGGAGGCATAA
- a CDS encoding aminopeptidase P family protein: MNHIEKISRSLEEHNLDAMLITSEPGERYALGFQGEGWLLVGRQGAHYSTDGRYIEAAQKQVKGVQLSLISAQKGHLSLARDYIRTQRFEKVGFESGYMNVEQYQRLCDALPCQLVPAQKLLTQLRASKDEEELSAMRRAQEITDQAFREILNFIRPGMTEQQVAARLVYEMLRRGARKVSFDPIVAAGANGSMPHAVPGETVIQAGMFVTMDFGCIWDGYCSDMTRTVAVGQPTEEMEKVYHTVLQAQKAGIAAARAGVTGSEIDAAARQVIAEAGYGEYFTHSFGHSLGLEIHEAPNASPSQQEAMPSGAVISAEPGIYLPGKFGVRIEDVLVLREGGCEDLTRSPKDLIVL; the protein is encoded by the coding sequence ATGAATCACATTGAAAAAATCTCCAGATCTCTGGAGGAACATAACCTGGACGCCATGCTGATCACCAGCGAGCCGGGGGAGCGTTACGCTCTGGGCTTTCAGGGAGAAGGCTGGCTGCTGGTAGGCAGGCAGGGGGCTCACTACTCCACTGACGGGCGGTATATCGAAGCCGCGCAAAAGCAGGTGAAGGGAGTCCAGCTCTCCCTGATCTCGGCCCAGAAGGGACATCTGTCTCTGGCTCGGGATTATATCCGTACCCAGAGGTTTGAAAAGGTGGGCTTTGAGAGCGGATATATGAATGTAGAGCAGTATCAGCGCCTGTGCGACGCGCTGCCCTGCCAGTTGGTACCGGCCCAGAAGCTTCTTACCCAGCTGCGGGCATCCAAGGACGAGGAAGAGCTGTCTGCCATGCGCCGGGCCCAGGAGATCACCGACCAGGCGTTTCGGGAGATTTTGAACTTTATCCGTCCGGGTATGACCGAGCAGCAGGTGGCTGCCCGGCTGGTGTATGAGATGCTGCGCCGGGGTGCCCGCAAGGTGTCCTTTGATCCCATTGTAGCGGCGGGAGCCAACGGCTCCATGCCCCACGCGGTGCCGGGAGAGACCGTGATCCAAGCCGGGATGTTCGTCACCATGGACTTTGGATGCATCTGGGACGGCTATTGCTCCGATATGACCCGTACCGTGGCGGTGGGTCAGCCTACGGAAGAGATGGAGAAGGTGTACCATACCGTCCTCCAGGCTCAGAAGGCGGGGATTGCCGCTGCCCGGGCTGGGGTGACAGGCAGCGAGATCGACGCTGCGGCCCGTCAGGTAATCGCTGAGGCGGGGTACGGCGAGTACTTCACCCACAGCTTCGGCCACTCTCTGGGACTGGAGATCCATGAGGCGCCCAACGCCTCGCCCTCCCAGCAGGAAGCGATGCCTTCCGGTGCGGTGATCTCCGCCGAGCCGGGGATCTATCTGCCGGGCAAGTTCGGCGTGCGCATTGAGGACGTTCTGGTACTGCGTGAGGGAGGCTGCGAGGACCTGACCCGCTCCCCCAAAGACCTGATTGTTCTGTGA
- the efp gene encoding elongation factor P has translation MISASDFRNGVTFEMDGKVMQVVEFQHVKPGKGAAFVRTKMKNIITGGVTETSFNPTAKFEQAFVERKDMEYSYNDGDLYYFMDMETFDMLPISKDLLGDSFRFVKENMSCKVMSYKGSVFGVEPPTFVELEVTETDPGFKGDTATNVTKPATLETGAEIKVPLFINPGDKIKIDTRTGEYLERCKG, from the coding sequence ATGATTTCCGCCAGTGATTTCCGCAACGGCGTGACCTTCGAGATGGACGGTAAGGTCATGCAGGTCGTCGAGTTCCAGCACGTAAAGCCCGGCAAGGGCGCCGCCTTTGTCCGTACCAAGATGAAGAACATCATCACCGGCGGCGTGACCGAGACCTCCTTCAACCCCACCGCCAAGTTTGAGCAGGCCTTTGTTGAGCGCAAGGACATGGAGTACAGCTACAACGATGGTGATCTGTACTACTTCATGGACATGGAGACCTTCGACATGCTGCCCATCAGCAAGGATCTGCTGGGCGACTCCTTCCGCTTCGTGAAGGAGAACATGAGCTGCAAGGTCATGTCCTACAAGGGCAGCGTCTTCGGCGTGGAGCCTCCCACCTTCGTGGAGCTGGAGGTCACCGAGACCGATCCCGGCTTTAAGGGCGACACCGCTACCAATGTGACCAAGCCCGCTACCCTGGAGACCGGCGCTGAGATCAAGGTTCCCCTGTTCATCAACCCCGGCGACAAGATCAAGATCGATACCCGTACCGGCGAGTACCTGGAGCGCTGCAAGGGCTAA
- a CDS encoding CD1247 N-terminal domain-containing protein gives MTISEKVAYLKGLAEGLNLDTEKSKEGKLISVMIGILEEVGLSIEDLEENALALGEEIDVLSDDLADVESEVFGEDEEDDDEEDDFFEVECPNCEEPLVIDDEALAAGEIQCPNCETRFSLDLSDDTVEADEEE, from the coding sequence ATGACCATTTCTGAAAAAGTCGCTTATCTGAAGGGCTTGGCTGAGGGCCTGAATCTGGACACTGAGAAGTCCAAGGAGGGTAAGCTGATCTCTGTGATGATCGGCATCCTGGAAGAGGTGGGCCTGTCCATCGAGGATCTGGAGGAGAACGCCCTGGCCCTGGGTGAGGAGATCGATGTGCTCTCCGACGACCTGGCTGACGTGGAGTCCGAGGTGTTCGGTGAAGACGAGGAAGACGATGACGAGGAGGACGACTTCTTTGAGGTCGAGTGCCCCAACTGTGAGGAGCCGCTGGTCATTGATGACGAGGCCCTCGCTGCCGGAGAGATCCAGTGCCCCAACTGTGAGACCCGCTTCTCTCTGGATCTGTCCGACGACACTGTGGAGGCGGACGAGGAGGAGTAA
- a CDS encoding DUF4830 domain-containing protein, whose amino-acid sequence MFILTARLPRRKLAISVAAAALLCCAGLVMNLDPPALPTVAASTAPDTTGISSNEDRVSFLSQYGWQVNQEPLVTEELTIPKEMDESYDEYLELQTAQGFDLTKYAGKRVKRYTYEITNYPSGETGVQANLLIYRDKVVGGEVLSPQMNGFVHGLSMPQG is encoded by the coding sequence GTGTTTATTCTTACCGCCAGACTGCCAAGGCGAAAGCTGGCGATCAGCGTGGCCGCCGCGGCGCTGCTGTGCTGCGCCGGACTGGTGATGAATCTCGATCCCCCCGCCCTGCCCACGGTGGCCGCCAGTACCGCCCCGGACACTACAGGGATCAGTTCCAACGAAGACCGGGTCTCGTTTTTGAGTCAATACGGCTGGCAGGTAAACCAGGAACCTCTGGTCACAGAGGAGCTTACCATCCCCAAAGAGATGGACGAGAGCTATGACGAATATTTGGAGCTGCAAACCGCTCAGGGATTCGATTTGACCAAATATGCCGGAAAACGGGTCAAGCGGTACACCTATGAAATCACCAATTATCCCTCTGGGGAAACGGGCGTACAGGCCAACCTTTTGATCTACCGGGACAAAGTGGTGGGCGGGGAAGTCCTCTCTCCCCAGATGAACGGCTTTGTCCACGGGCTATCCATGCCACAGGGATAA
- a CDS encoding pseudouridine synthase — protein sequence MERLDKLLASTGRWSRKEVKELIGRGRVLVDGRPAGRPEDKCEPQSAYIQVDGEIVDCAPCVYIMLHKPAGLLSATQDKKQSTVLDLLPEHLRRRGLFPVGRLDKDTEGLLLLTDDGPLGHDLLSPRKHVDKIYYARVDGQIDKEDVQVLAQGMTLGDGLVCLPAGLEPLGDGSECLVTLREGKYHQVKRMLAARGKPVLYLKRLSMGPLKLDEKLEKGQWRFLTEREVQGLKAARG from the coding sequence ATGGAACGTCTGGATAAGCTTCTGGCATCCACAGGACGTTGGTCCCGCAAGGAGGTCAAAGAACTCATTGGCCGAGGACGCGTACTGGTAGACGGACGCCCCGCGGGACGGCCGGAGGATAAATGCGAGCCCCAGAGCGCCTATATCCAAGTGGATGGGGAGATCGTGGACTGCGCTCCTTGTGTGTACATCATGCTGCATAAGCCAGCCGGGCTGCTTTCCGCTACTCAGGATAAGAAGCAGTCCACCGTGCTGGATCTGCTGCCAGAGCATCTGCGCCGCCGGGGACTGTTTCCGGTGGGACGGTTGGATAAGGATACGGAAGGGCTGCTGCTGCTCACCGATGACGGCCCTCTGGGCCACGACCTGCTCTCTCCCCGCAAACATGTGGATAAGATCTATTATGCCCGAGTGGATGGACAGATTGATAAAGAGGATGTCCAGGTCCTGGCTCAGGGCATGACATTGGGAGACGGTCTGGTTTGCCTTCCTGCCGGTCTGGAGCCTCTGGGCGATGGAAGTGAGTGTTTGGTCACTCTCCGGGAGGGAAAATATCACCAGGTCAAACGGATGCTGGCTGCCCGGGGCAAGCCGGTACTTTACCTCAAACGGCTGTCCATGGGGCCGCTGAAGCTGGATGAAAAGCTGGAAAAAGGCCAGTGGCGGTTCCTGACAGAGCGGGAAGTACAGGGCCTCAAGGCCGCTCGAGGATGA
- a CDS encoding helix-turn-helix domain-containing protein, with the protein MSSRMFQGVVLQMKDSIDRMVGVIDADGIVVACSELTCIGEHWSGAVAAVNSSDNATAHFEGKTFKPLAGWGAQFDYAAFVKGEDDLAGALCAMAVVAFNGAKTYYEEKHDKATFVKNIISDNILLGDIYTQAKELHFVSEAPRAAFLVRQLGPADVTTIDVIQNLFPDKQTDFVISINETDVALIKQLPEGADAKELQKIAKQIATAVTQELGIKVVIGIGTVVNHIRDLARAYKEAGVAIDVGKVFDTEKTVINYENLGIGRLIYQLPTILCQMFLQEVFKKNPIDALDQETLLTINKFFENNLNVSETARKLFVHRNTLVYRLEKIKKLTGLDLREFDDAITFKVALMVKKYLISRGIES; encoded by the coding sequence GTGTCCAGCAGGATGTTTCAAGGAGTCGTGCTCCAAATGAAGGACAGCATCGATCGCATGGTAGGCGTGATCGATGCAGACGGAATCGTGGTGGCCTGCAGTGAGCTCACTTGTATTGGAGAGCATTGGTCTGGCGCTGTCGCCGCGGTCAACTCCTCGGACAATGCCACAGCCCATTTTGAGGGCAAGACCTTTAAACCCCTTGCCGGTTGGGGGGCCCAGTTTGATTATGCCGCGTTTGTAAAGGGCGAGGATGATCTGGCCGGGGCGCTGTGCGCCATGGCGGTAGTGGCATTCAACGGCGCCAAGACTTATTATGAAGAAAAGCATGATAAGGCTACTTTTGTAAAGAATATTATCTCCGACAACATCCTGTTGGGAGATATTTATACCCAGGCCAAGGAGCTCCACTTCGTCTCCGAGGCTCCCCGTGCCGCCTTCCTGGTGCGCCAGCTGGGTCCTGCCGATGTGACTACCATCGACGTGATCCAGAACCTCTTCCCGGACAAGCAGACGGATTTCGTCATCTCCATCAACGAGACTGACGTGGCCCTCATTAAGCAGCTGCCCGAGGGAGCGGACGCCAAGGAGCTGCAGAAGATCGCCAAGCAGATCGCTACTGCCGTGACCCAGGAGCTGGGTATCAAGGTTGTGATCGGTATCGGTACAGTGGTCAACCATATCCGCGATCTGGCCCGGGCCTATAAAGAGGCCGGAGTGGCCATCGATGTGGGCAAGGTGTTTGACACTGAAAAGACGGTGATCAACTATGAGAATCTGGGTATTGGCCGTCTGATCTATCAGCTGCCCACGATTCTGTGCCAGATGTTCCTCCAGGAGGTCTTTAAGAAGAATCCCATTGACGCCCTGGATCAGGAGACTCTGCTCACTATCAACAAGTTCTTTGAGAACAACCTGAACGTGTCCGAGACAGCCCGTAAGCTGTTCGTACACCGCAATACGCTGGTCTATCGTCTGGAGAAGATCAAGAAGCTGACTGGACTGGATCTGCGTGAGTTTGACGATGCCATCACCTTCAAGGTGGCTCTGATGGTCAAGAAGTATCTGATTTCCCGGGGAATTGAGTCCTGA
- the ftsE gene encoding cell division ATP-binding protein FtsE: MIRFIDVYKEYDNGTKALKGVNMRIDDGEFVFLVGPSGSGKSTIIKLITGEIALTQGKLMVNGYSMSNISPKQVPLMRRTLGIIFQDFRLIEKKTVYENLSFAMRAIGASNRDLKRRIPYVLQLVGLEQKADRYPGQLSGGEQQRVAIARALVNNPNMIIADEPTGNLDPNRSLEIMMLLERINELGTTVLVVTHEKNLVNRFGKRVVAIEDGRIINDETGGYYNGEKI, encoded by the coding sequence ATGATACGTTTTATTGACGTCTACAAAGAATACGACAACGGAACCAAGGCCCTGAAGGGGGTCAATATGCGCATTGACGATGGTGAATTTGTCTTTCTAGTAGGCCCCTCTGGCTCTGGAAAGTCTACCATCATTAAGCTGATTACCGGTGAGATCGCCCTGACCCAGGGCAAACTCATGGTCAACGGATACAGCATGAGCAACATCAGCCCCAAGCAGGTGCCTCTGATGCGCCGCACGCTGGGTATCATTTTCCAGGATTTCCGTCTGATCGAGAAAAAGACAGTATACGAAAACCTGTCCTTTGCCATGCGGGCGATCGGCGCGTCCAACCGGGACCTGAAGCGGCGCATCCCCTATGTGCTGCAGCTGGTGGGCCTGGAGCAGAAGGCGGACCGGTATCCCGGACAGCTCTCCGGCGGCGAGCAGCAGCGTGTGGCCATTGCCCGGGCTCTGGTGAACAACCCCAATATGATTATTGCCGACGAGCCGACCGGTAACCTGGACCCCAACCGCTCGCTGGAAATCATGATGCTGCTGGAGCGCATCAATGAGTTGGGGACTACCGTGCTGGTGGTGACTCACGAGAAGAATCTGGTCAACCGCTTTGGAAAGCGGGTCGTGGCCATCGAGGATGGCCGAATCATCAATGACGAAACGGGTGGGTACTACAATGGCGAAAAAATTTGA
- the ftsX gene encoding permease-like cell division protein FtsX, with translation MAKKFDLGYYCSEGVHSIFTHGFMSFAAVCMIVACLLIMGSFSLVAVNLDNMLGDLEAENIFLAYVDETYTEEQSRALQSEIEAVPNVSDVTFVTKGEAMEDYKAGRENNPLVADLPDEVLRDRFEIHVKDIEQMEAAVEQVKLIPGIVNTRAALDIAQGFVTVRNIAAGVAIVLVSILAVVSLFIIANTTKLAFFYRREEIAIMKMCGATNAFIRWPFIVQGMILGLAGAVVAFFLQWGVYELVSKAVIQSDGMSLVTILPFTSLIVNILPVFCGAGLLIGVVGSVLAIRKFLQV, from the coding sequence ATGGCGAAAAAATTTGATCTGGGATATTATTGCAGCGAAGGTGTCCACTCTATTTTTACCCATGGATTTATGTCTTTTGCTGCCGTATGTATGATCGTGGCTTGTCTGCTAATCATGGGGTCTTTCTCCCTGGTTGCAGTCAACCTGGACAACATGCTGGGTGATCTGGAAGCGGAAAATATTTTCCTGGCTTATGTGGATGAAACTTACACAGAGGAGCAGTCCCGTGCGCTGCAATCGGAGATCGAGGCGGTGCCTAACGTATCTGATGTCACTTTTGTGACCAAGGGTGAGGCCATGGAGGACTACAAGGCAGGACGGGAGAACAATCCCCTGGTGGCCGACCTGCCCGATGAGGTACTTCGGGACCGCTTTGAGATCCATGTGAAAGATATTGAACAGATGGAAGCTGCGGTGGAGCAGGTGAAGCTGATCCCGGGTATTGTAAACACCCGTGCAGCACTCGATATCGCTCAGGGCTTTGTCACGGTGCGCAACATTGCCGCCGGCGTAGCCATCGTGCTGGTCAGTATCCTGGCGGTGGTCTCCCTGTTTATTATCGCAAACACCACCAAACTGGCCTTCTTCTATCGCCGGGAGGAGATTGCCATCATGAAGATGTGCGGTGCTACCAACGCATTTATCCGCTGGCCTTTCATTGTGCAGGGTATGATCCTGGGACTGGCCGGTGCGGTTGTGGCATTTTTCCTCCAGTGGGGTGTATATGAACTGGTAAGCAAGGCGGTCATTCAGTCTGACGGAATGTCCCTGGTCACCATCCTCCCCTTTACTTCGCTGATCGTTAACATCCTGCCTGTGTTCTGCGGTGCGGGACTGCTGATCGGTGTTGTGGGATCGGTGCTGGCCATCCGGAAGTTCCTGCAGGTTTAA